A region of Streptomyces deccanensis DNA encodes the following proteins:
- the glnA gene encoding type I glutamate--ammonia ligase, with amino-acid sequence MFQNADEAKKFIADEDVKFVDVRFCDLPGVMQHFTIPAEAFDPAEELAFDGSSIRGFQAIHESDMALRADLTTARVDPFRRDKTVNINFFIHDPITGEQYSRDPRNVAKKAEAYLASTGIADTAYFGPEAEFYVFDSVRFKTSENESFYHIDSEAGAWNTGALEDNRGYKVRYKGGYFPTPPVDHFADLRAEISLELAKSGLQVERQHHEVGTAGQAEINYKFNTLLAAADDLQLFKYIVKNVAWRNGKTATFMPKPIFGDNGSGMHVHQSLWSGGSPLFYDEAGYAGLSDTARYYIGGILKHAPSLLAFTNPTVNSYHRLVPGFEAPVNLVYSQRNRSAAMRIPITGSNPKAKRVEFRAPDSSGNPYLAFSALLLAGLDGIKNKIEPAEPIDKDLYELAPEEHAGVPQVPTSLPAVLDSLERDHEFLLQGDVFTPDLIETWIDYKRTNEIAPLQLRPHPHEFELYFDV; translated from the coding sequence ATGTTCCAGAACGCCGACGAGGCCAAGAAGTTCATCGCGGACGAGGACGTCAAGTTCGTCGACGTCCGCTTCTGCGACCTGCCGGGTGTGATGCAGCACTTCACGATCCCGGCCGAGGCCTTCGACCCGGCCGAGGAGCTCGCGTTCGACGGCTCCTCGATCCGCGGCTTCCAGGCCATCCACGAGTCCGACATGGCGCTGCGCGCCGACCTGACGACCGCGCGCGTCGACCCGTTCCGCCGCGACAAGACGGTCAACATCAACTTCTTCATCCACGACCCGATCACCGGCGAGCAGTACTCCCGTGACCCGCGGAACGTGGCGAAGAAGGCCGAGGCCTACCTCGCGTCGACCGGTATCGCGGACACCGCGTACTTCGGTCCCGAGGCCGAGTTCTACGTCTTCGACAGCGTGCGCTTCAAGACCTCGGAGAACGAGTCCTTCTACCACATCGACTCCGAGGCGGGCGCCTGGAACACCGGTGCGCTGGAGGACAACCGCGGTTACAAGGTCCGCTACAAGGGCGGTTACTTCCCGACCCCGCCGGTCGACCACTTCGCCGACCTGCGTGCGGAGATCTCCCTGGAGCTGGCCAAGTCCGGCCTCCAGGTCGAGCGTCAGCACCACGAGGTGGGCACCGCCGGCCAGGCCGAGATCAACTACAAGTTCAACACGCTGCTCGCCGCGGCCGACGACCTGCAGCTCTTCAAGTACATCGTGAAGAACGTGGCCTGGCGCAACGGCAAGACCGCGACGTTCATGCCGAAGCCGATCTTCGGTGACAACGGCTCGGGCATGCACGTCCACCAGTCGCTGTGGTCGGGCGGCTCGCCCCTCTTCTACGACGAGGCCGGTTACGCGGGCCTGTCGGACACCGCCCGCTACTACATCGGCGGCATCCTCAAGCACGCCCCGTCGCTGCTGGCGTTCACCAACCCGACGGTGAACTCGTACCACCGCCTGGTGCCGGGCTTCGAGGCCCCGGTGAACCTGGTCTACTCGCAGCGCAACCGCTCCGCGGCCATGCGTATCCCGATCACGGGTTCGAACCCGAAGGCCAAGCGTGTGGAGTTCCGCGCGCCCGACTCCTCCGGCAACCCGTACCTCGCCTTCTCGGCCCTGCTGCTCGCGGGCCTCGACGGCATCAAGAACAAGATCGAGCCGGCCGAGCCGATCGACAAGGACCTCTACGAGCTGGCCCCCGAGGAGCACGCGGGCGTCCCGCAGGTCCCGACCTCCCTCCCGGCCGTCCTCGACTCGCTGGAGCGCGACCACGAGTTCCTCCTCCAGGGCGACGTCTTCACGCCGGACCTGATCGAGACGTGGATCGACTACAAGCGCACCAACGAGATCGCCCCGCTCCAGCTGCGCCCGCACCCGCACGAGTTCGAGCTGTACTTCGACGTGTGA